A genomic region of Leptospira barantonii contains the following coding sequences:
- a CDS encoding sulfate adenylyltransferase subunit 1, translating into MDLLRFITAGSVDDGKSTLIGRLLYDSKSIFEDQLEAIEKTGRGNNGQINLALLTDGLKAEREQGITIDVAYKYFSTPKRKFIIADAPGHVQYTRNMVTGASNSNLAIILIDARKGVIEQTYRHSYITSMLRIPHLVVCINKMDLVEFSQARYEEIKAEYLNFASRLDIKDIEFIPISALNGDNVVDKSENLSWYDGRTLLNHLEEVYIESDENIDDARFPVQYVIRPLSDEHHDYRGYAGQVRSGIFKKGDSITVLPSGFTSSIEAIDTFSGEVEEAFPPMSVTIRLKDEIDISRGDMIVKSENLPVVSQDLEANICWMDSKALLSGNKYLLRQTTNSVKAIVKEIEFKVAPDTHEKQDASKGLTLNEIGKIKIRTAKPVSFDEYRLNRSTGSFILVDEGTNSTVGAGMITGVGA; encoded by the coding sequence ATGGATTTATTACGTTTTATCACCGCCGGAAGTGTGGACGACGGAAAGTCCACTTTGATCGGAAGACTTCTTTACGATAGCAAATCGATCTTCGAGGATCAACTCGAAGCGATCGAAAAAACCGGTCGCGGCAATAACGGTCAGATCAACCTCGCTCTTCTTACCGACGGTCTCAAGGCCGAAAGAGAACAAGGGATCACGATCGACGTGGCTTATAAGTATTTTTCGACTCCGAAACGGAAGTTCATCATCGCCGACGCTCCGGGACACGTTCAATATACTCGGAACATGGTTACGGGTGCGTCTAACTCTAATTTGGCGATCATTCTCATCGACGCTCGTAAGGGTGTAATCGAACAAACCTACCGTCATTCTTACATCACTTCGATGCTTAGAATTCCTCACCTTGTCGTTTGTATCAATAAGATGGACTTGGTTGAATTCTCCCAAGCTCGTTACGAAGAAATCAAAGCGGAGTATTTGAACTTCGCTTCAAGATTGGATATTAAGGATATTGAATTTATTCCGATCAGCGCGCTCAACGGAGACAACGTAGTCGATAAGTCCGAAAACCTTTCCTGGTACGACGGACGTACGTTGTTGAATCATCTCGAAGAAGTTTATATCGAAAGCGACGAGAACATAGACGACGCTCGTTTCCCGGTTCAATACGTGATTCGACCGCTTTCGGACGAACATCACGATTATAGAGGTTATGCCGGTCAGGTTCGTAGCGGTATTTTTAAAAAAGGCGATTCGATCACCGTTCTTCCGAGCGGTTTTACCAGTTCCATCGAAGCAATCGATACTTTTAGCGGAGAAGTGGAAGAAGCATTCCCGCCTATGTCCGTAACGATCCGTTTGAAGGACGAGATCGACATTTCCCGCGGCGATATGATCGTGAAGTCCGAAAATCTTCCGGTCGTTTCTCAGGACTTGGAAGCGAATATCTGTTGGATGGATTCCAAAGCTCTTTTATCCGGAAATAAATATCTTCTGCGTCAAACCACGAATTCGGTAAAGGCCATCGTAAAAGAAATCGAATTTAAGGTCGCGCCCGATACTCATGAAAAACAAGACGCTTCCAAAGGTCTTACGTTAAACGAAATCGGAAAGATCAAAATTCGCACCGCAAAACCAGTAAGCTTCGACGAATATCGACTCAATCGTTCGACCGGAAGTTTTATTCTCGTGGACGAAGGAACCAATTCCACCGTCGGCGCGGGAATGATCACCGGAGTCGGAGCCTAA
- the cysD gene encoding sulfate adenylyltransferase subunit CysD, translating to MNRSRLTHLEQLEAESIYILRETASQFERPALLFSGGKDSITLVHLALKAFRPGKFPFPLVHIDTGHNFQEALDFRDELASKIGEKLIVRYVQDSIDQGKAVEEKGKFPSRNGIQTVTLLDTIAEFKFDACIGGARRDEEKARAKERVFSVRDEFGQWDPKLQRPELWNIYNGKIGPGENVRVFPISNWTELDVWEYIRKENIALPSLYFSHKREIIYRENLLFPVSKFITIDSNDRVEDKIVRFRTVGDMTCTAAVDSQADNIDDIILEIQTTRTTERGSRLDDKRSEAAMEDRKRGGYF from the coding sequence ATGAATAGATCTAGACTTACACATCTCGAACAACTGGAAGCGGAATCGATTTATATTCTTCGAGAAACCGCGTCTCAGTTTGAAAGACCCGCTCTTCTTTTTTCAGGCGGGAAAGATTCGATCACGCTTGTTCATCTTGCGTTGAAGGCGTTTCGTCCCGGGAAATTTCCGTTTCCTTTGGTTCACATCGATACGGGTCATAACTTTCAAGAAGCGCTTGATTTCAGAGACGAACTCGCTTCCAAAATCGGCGAGAAGTTGATCGTTCGTTACGTTCAAGATTCCATCGATCAAGGGAAAGCCGTAGAAGAAAAAGGAAAGTTCCCGAGCAGAAACGGAATTCAAACCGTGACACTTTTGGATACGATCGCAGAATTCAAATTCGACGCTTGTATCGGAGGCGCTCGCAGAGACGAAGAAAAAGCTAGAGCAAAAGAACGCGTCTTTTCCGTTCGCGATGAATTCGGTCAATGGGATCCGAAACTGCAAAGACCGGAACTTTGGAATATTTATAACGGTAAAATCGGTCCGGGGGAGAATGTTCGCGTTTTCCCGATTTCCAATTGGACCGAACTTGACGTTTGGGAATACATTCGTAAGGAAAACATCGCACTTCCTTCCTTATATTTTTCTCATAAAAGAGAAATCATCTATCGCGAGAATCTTCTCTTTCCTGTTTCGAAATTCATCACGATCGACTCGAATGATCGCGTGGAAGACAAGATCGTTCGTTTCCGCACCGTAGGAGATATGACTTGTACTGCGGCGGTGGATTCTCAAGCGGATAACATAGACGATATCATCCTCGAAATCCAAACGACTCGGACTACGGAAAGAGGTTCCAGACTCGACGACAAACGTTCCGAAGCCGCTATGGAAGACAGAAAAAGAGGAGGATACTTCTGA
- a CDS encoding phosphoadenylyl-sulfate reductase, producing the protein MNPQELEQKLAPLNLEDALEWISNEYGETAAFSTSLGLEDQVITHVIFSRNLKIRVFTLDTGRLFNETYDLHKLTNASYGKKIETYFPETTAIQNLINTKGPDSFYDSVENRKECCYIRKVEPLNRALVGTKLWITGIRSEQSDSRHELTKVELDSSRNILKYHPILDWSLEKTQDYIDTYRIPTNVLHKKGFPSIGCAPCTRAIQPGEDIRAGRWWWEESNQECGLHVVDGKLVRQKAGPKRAI; encoded by the coding sequence ATGAACCCGCAAGAGTTGGAACAAAAACTTGCGCCTTTGAACCTGGAAGACGCTTTAGAATGGATCAGCAACGAGTACGGGGAAACTGCGGCTTTCTCCACGAGCTTGGGTCTGGAAGACCAAGTCATTACTCACGTTATATTCTCCCGAAATCTTAAAATTAGAGTTTTTACTTTGGACACGGGTCGTCTTTTCAACGAGACTTACGACCTTCATAAACTTACCAACGCAAGTTACGGTAAAAAAATCGAAACGTATTTTCCGGAAACGACCGCGATTCAAAATCTCATCAATACAAAAGGTCCCGACAGCTTTTACGATTCAGTTGAGAACAGAAAAGAATGTTGTTACATTCGTAAAGTCGAACCTTTGAACCGCGCCCTTGTCGGAACAAAACTTTGGATCACCGGAATCCGGTCGGAACAATCGGATTCCAGACATGAACTTACAAAAGTGGAACTCGATTCTTCCCGAAACATTTTAAAGTATCATCCGATTTTGGATTGGTCCTTGGAAAAAACTCAGGACTACATCGATACGTATCGGATTCCGACTAACGTGCTTCATAAGAAAGGATTTCCTTCCATCGGATGCGCTCCTTGCACAAGAGCTATTCAACCCGGCGAAGACATTCGCGCAGGAAGATGGTGGTGGGAAGAATCCAATCAAGAATGCGGACTTCACGTAGTGGACGGCAAGTTGGTCCGTCAAAAAGCCGGCCCTAAAAGAGCAATATGA
- a CDS encoding CPBP family intramembrane glutamic endopeptidase: MEIIKILKGFFRKKLKIYILLFGFYGSLFLILFLNEEFGFPLLTSKTFSIKAISSCVLYGIPMFLFYIQLSERRKNRFKKQKLIGFLFVFWICMIVLHLQKLPFENFLIYLPREWIFWTWRISQQLIHALPLLVIPLLYNFYRNKTNPIPFETKKNPSYVPILILGLLIAGIGSMVPGFQEFYPRAPLTNEELIYKATWYTTLGFEIFYLSTFYFTEFFFRKFTIRYLSEAGKYHAVGMSALIYGMVHFEKPRGEILSSFFGGLLMGALSIRTHSIKGGLYAHIALAAGMEIFTGIYLWKQLL, from the coding sequence ATGGAAATCATCAAAATCCTAAAAGGATTTTTCAGAAAGAAACTGAAAATCTACATTCTCCTTTTCGGATTTTACGGAAGCCTTTTTCTAATCCTATTTTTAAACGAAGAATTCGGATTTCCACTTCTCACATCCAAAACGTTTTCGATCAAAGCCATCTCGTCCTGCGTGTTGTATGGAATTCCAATGTTCCTATTCTACATTCAACTTTCTGAAAGAAGAAAGAATCGATTCAAAAAACAAAAACTGATCGGCTTTCTTTTCGTTTTTTGGATTTGTATGATCGTATTACACTTACAGAAACTTCCTTTCGAAAATTTTCTCATCTATCTTCCGAGAGAATGGATTTTTTGGACCTGGAGAATCTCTCAACAACTGATTCACGCGCTTCCTCTGCTCGTTATACCATTGTTATACAATTTTTATAGAAACAAAACGAATCCGATTCCGTTTGAAACAAAAAAGAATCCGTCCTACGTTCCGATTCTTATTTTAGGTTTATTAATCGCGGGGATCGGTTCTATGGTTCCCGGCTTTCAAGAATTCTATCCAAGAGCTCCGCTTACAAACGAAGAATTGATCTATAAGGCGACCTGGTACACAACTCTGGGATTTGAAATCTTCTACTTAAGTACATTCTACTTTACGGAATTCTTTTTTAGAAAGTTTACGATTCGATATTTGAGCGAAGCCGGAAAATATCACGCGGTCGGTATGAGCGCTTTGATTTACGGAATGGTCCACTTTGAAAAACCGAGAGGAGAAATTCTCAGTTCTTTTTTCGGCGGCTTGCTTATGGGCGCACTCAGCATAAGAACACATTCCATCAAAGGCGGACTTTACGCTCATATCGCGCTCGCGGCCGGAATGGAAATTTTTACGGGAATTTATCTTTGGAAACAACTGCTGTGA
- a CDS encoding lipocalin-like domain-containing protein gives MISQMNQYNFFRLKVNLLIGIRFLFPLFFAFSLHADERPFTFPKDHSFHPEHKVEWCYFVGIIQSSEGKKYGYELSFFKGVFGKNREAFPVHFAISDLETKKHVTAQTVERKLGGMAGYDSKKIFSGDFILHIEGKSKFHLVAKTKHSPELSLDLFLSGKESDLLLHGDRGRSIKSRKNPDFYSYYYSIPGLSTKGEITLNGKKIKIENGSSWMDHEWSSPFGSTRQAELSDSSNSWDWICIQLEDGSNIMVFNFRESPESISESFGTLSLSSGQKTIFEKEGEVNFVHDSSFWKSEKTNKKYPLVWNLGLKSSQKESELQLIIEPFFEDQEFDSRPTTGFSYWEGAVKVRGTRAGKTVQGTGYLELKGNRN, from the coding sequence ATGATCTCTCAGATGAATCAGTACAACTTCTTTCGACTCAAGGTCAATCTTCTAATCGGAATCCGTTTTTTATTCCCGCTTTTTTTCGCATTCTCTTTACACGCGGACGAAAGACCGTTCACGTTTCCGAAAGACCATTCCTTTCATCCGGAACACAAAGTGGAATGGTGTTACTTCGTCGGAATCATACAATCTTCCGAAGGAAAAAAATACGGATACGAACTGAGTTTTTTTAAGGGAGTTTTCGGAAAAAACAGGGAGGCGTTTCCGGTTCATTTTGCGATCTCGGATTTGGAAACGAAAAAACACGTCACGGCGCAAACCGTAGAACGTAAGTTAGGCGGAATGGCGGGATACGATTCCAAAAAAATCTTCAGCGGCGATTTCATTCTGCACATAGAAGGCAAATCCAAGTTCCATCTTGTGGCAAAGACGAAACATTCTCCCGAACTTTCTTTGGATTTATTTTTAAGCGGAAAAGAATCGGACCTACTCTTGCACGGAGATCGAGGCAGATCGATCAAGAGTAGAAAGAATCCGGATTTCTATTCTTATTATTACAGCATCCCCGGACTTTCCACGAAGGGTGAAATCACCTTAAACGGAAAAAAAATCAAAATCGAAAACGGAAGTTCTTGGATGGATCACGAATGGAGTAGCCCCTTCGGTTCCACGCGACAAGCCGAACTTTCCGACAGTTCCAATTCTTGGGATTGGATCTGCATTCAACTCGAAGACGGAAGCAATATCATGGTTTTTAATTTTCGAGAATCGCCCGAATCTATTTCTGAAAGTTTCGGAACACTTAGTTTATCATCGGGGCAAAAAACGATCTTTGAGAAAGAGGGAGAAGTGAATTTCGTTCATGATTCTTCCTTTTGGAAAAGCGAGAAGACGAATAAAAAATATCCGCTCGTTTGGAATCTGGGCCTCAAATCATCGCAAAAAGAATCCGAACTTCAACTTATCATCGAACCGTTTTTTGAAGATCAAGAATTCGATTCAAGACCCACAACCGGATTCAGTTATTGGGAAGGAGCCGTAAAGGTCCGCGGAACACGCGCCGGTAAAACGGTTCAAGGAACCGGGTATTTAGAATTGAAGGGAAATCGAAATTGA
- a CDS encoding ABC transporter permease subunit, with protein MKKYFLKRFLLIIPTLLGMTFIVFLISHFAPGGPLETEIAKIRGYANSQGGSAKTISEEEIDIIRKRLHLDKPVGIAYLYWLKEILTFNLGESRLHTREVSDLIVEKLPVSLTFGLSGFLLSYLICIPLGISKALKNGERFDIASSGIILITYSIPVFALSVLLLYTFASGELLSIFPLGHEVSDEYESLSSWEKVADRIEHMFLPVICYVSGSFAVLTLLMKNSLLDQISKEYVRTALSKGFSFKEAIFKHAFRNSLIPIATGFGSNLSLIFAGSLVIELVFNIDGMGLLSFQAVTERDTDLMMGLLLVQSLLSLTGNILSDFCYVLIDPRIQFE; from the coding sequence ATGAAAAAATATTTCCTAAAACGATTTCTTCTCATCATCCCTACGTTATTGGGAATGACCTTCATCGTTTTTTTGATTTCCCACTTTGCACCGGGCGGTCCGCTTGAAACCGAGATCGCAAAGATCCGAGGTTACGCAAATTCCCAAGGCGGAAGCGCAAAAACGATTTCGGAAGAAGAAATCGATATCATCCGAAAAAGATTACACTTGGACAAGCCGGTAGGAATCGCGTATCTCTATTGGCTCAAAGAAATTCTCACCTTTAATTTGGGAGAATCCAGACTTCATACAAGAGAAGTATCCGATCTAATCGTGGAAAAACTTCCGGTATCGTTGACATTCGGACTTTCTGGCTTTTTACTTTCTTATCTGATTTGTATTCCGCTCGGAATTTCAAAGGCATTGAAAAACGGAGAACGGTTCGACATCGCTTCCAGCGGAATCATCTTGATCACGTATTCCATTCCGGTATTCGCGCTGTCCGTTTTACTTCTTTATACGTTCGCTTCGGGAGAATTACTTTCGATCTTTCCGTTGGGTCACGAGGTTTCGGACGAATACGAATCCCTATCTTCCTGGGAAAAAGTCGCGGATCGAATCGAACACATGTTTCTTCCCGTTATCTGTTATGTTTCGGGTTCTTTCGCGGTTCTTACGTTGTTGATGAAAAATTCTCTCTTGGATCAGATCTCGAAAGAATATGTTCGTACCGCTCTTTCCAAAGGATTCAGTTTTAAAGAAGCGATCTTCAAACACGCGTTTCGAAATTCTTTGATTCCGATCGCCACCGGTTTCGGTAGCAATCTAAGTTTGATCTTTGCGGGATCGCTCGTGATAGAACTCGTATTCAACATCGATGGAATGGGACTTTTGAGTTTTCAAGCGGTGACGGAAAGAGATACGGATTTGATGATGGGTCTCTTACTCGTACAAAGTCTTTTGTCGTTAACAGGAAATATCCTTTCCGATTTTTGTTACGTTCTCATCGATCCGAGGATTCAATTCGAATGA
- a CDS encoding ABC transporter permease, whose translation MILSPILKKRFQKFRANKRAWYSLNILLISYVISLFAPLIATNQPLIVSYQGKWKLPIFSFYPEAEFGGENLTPPNYKKLAQREDFVSGSNWILFAPVPYGYNEDNLESLEEGETPPSSPNRRHWLGTDDRGRDVFTRVFYAYRNALSFGLILVFLELAMGTLIGGVQGYFGGKTDILMQRIIEILSAIPFLYLILIVGAFFGRGFTVLLITYGALSWIGISYYMRGEFYKLKQLTYVDSAKALGVSSFRIMLRHILPNAITPLVTFLPFTLIGSISILSALDFLGYGIPAPNPSWGEMIGQGRERLSAWWLITFPSSALFLTILLSSFIGEGLRDSFDSREKAVYE comes from the coding sequence ATGATTCTCAGTCCGATACTCAAAAAACGTTTTCAAAAATTCAGAGCCAACAAAAGGGCCTGGTATTCCTTAAATATATTATTGATTTCTTATGTAATTTCCCTATTCGCTCCTTTGATCGCGACCAATCAACCTTTGATCGTAAGTTACCAGGGCAAATGGAAACTTCCCATATTTTCGTTTTATCCGGAGGCCGAGTTCGGAGGGGAGAATCTAACTCCTCCAAATTACAAAAAATTAGCGCAGAGAGAAGACTTTGTCTCCGGTTCCAATTGGATTCTTTTCGCTCCGGTTCCGTACGGATACAACGAGGACAATCTCGAAAGTTTGGAAGAAGGCGAAACCCCTCCTTCTTCCCCCAATCGAAGACATTGGCTGGGCACGGACGATCGAGGTCGCGACGTTTTCACGAGGGTTTTTTACGCGTATCGAAACGCTCTGAGCTTCGGGCTTATATTAGTTTTTCTTGAATTAGCAATGGGAACCTTGATCGGAGGAGTTCAAGGTTATTTCGGGGGAAAGACGGATATTCTCATGCAGAGAATCATAGAAATTCTTTCCGCGATTCCGTTTTTATATTTGATCCTGATCGTGGGCGCCTTTTTCGGAAGAGGATTTACGGTTCTTTTGATCACATACGGCGCTTTGAGTTGGATCGGAATTTCGTATTATATGCGCGGAGAATTCTACAAACTCAAACAACTTACCTACGTCGATTCCGCAAAGGCCTTAGGAGTAAGTTCGTTTCGAATCATGCTTCGTCATATTCTTCCCAACGCGATTACTCCGCTTGTTACATTCTTACCTTTTACCTTGATCGGATCGATTTCCATTCTAAGTGCGTTAGACTTTCTTGGTTACGGAATTCCCGCGCCGAATCCGTCTTGGGGAGAAATGATCGGACAAGGAAGAGAAAGACTCAGCGCATGGTGGTTGATCACGTTTCCATCGAGTGCGTTGTTCTTAACGATTCTACTCAGTTCGTTTATCGGTGAAGGTTTGCGCGATTCCTTTGATTCCAGAGAAAAGGCGGTGTACGAATGA
- a CDS encoding ABC transporter ATP-binding protein, translated as MNSTPLLQVKNFSLDLHSESKWLPVLQELNFEIRKGEILSLIGESGCGKSLTSLALTRLIPSNISKVKSGEILYQGKDLLKLSSEELRKIRGKEIAYIFQEPFAALNPLLKIQEQMIEAYLMHVSQNRKEAIEKAEYLLSSVGITDIKERLYSYPNQMSGGILQRISIAMALMCDPSLLIADEPTSAIDVTIQAQLVELLLNLQKQNGMSILFISHDFGLVGTIADRIAVMYAGRIAELGDTDSVIDSPNHPYTEDLLRSIPSLAKTVEDLQPIHGIVPSPDQYPIGCHYSTRCKSVFNSCKENKPELLTIRSEGEPHLSACFLAKNRDSI; from the coding sequence ATGAATTCCACGCCCCTTCTTCAAGTTAAGAATTTTTCATTGGATCTTCATTCCGAAAGTAAATGGCTTCCCGTCTTACAGGAACTAAACTTCGAAATCAGAAAGGGTGAAATTCTTTCTTTGATCGGAGAATCGGGATGTGGTAAATCACTTACTTCCCTCGCGTTGACAAGATTGATTCCTTCGAACATATCCAAAGTAAAATCCGGCGAAATATTGTATCAAGGAAAGGATCTACTAAAACTTTCCTCCGAAGAATTGAGAAAAATCAGAGGAAAAGAAATCGCTTATATCTTTCAAGAACCGTTCGCGGCCCTGAATCCATTGTTGAAAATTCAGGAACAAATGATCGAAGCGTATTTGATGCACGTTTCTCAAAACCGCAAAGAGGCGATCGAAAAAGCGGAATATCTTCTTTCCTCGGTCGGAATTACGGATATTAAAGAAAGATTATATTCTTATCCGAATCAGATGAGCGGGGGAATTCTGCAAAGAATCAGCATCGCGATGGCGTTGATGTGCGATCCGAGTCTTCTGATCGCGGACGAACCTACGAGCGCGATCGACGTAACGATTCAAGCTCAGTTGGTCGAACTTCTTTTGAATCTTCAAAAACAAAACGGAATGTCCATTCTTTTCATATCGCACGACTTCGGATTAGTGGGAACGATCGCGGATAGAATCGCGGTGATGTATGCGGGAAGAATCGCGGAACTCGGAGATACGGATTCGGTGATCGATTCGCCAAATCATCCTTATACGGAAGATTTACTTCGATCCATTCCTTCTCTCGCAAAAACCGTGGAGGACTTGCAACCGATTCACGGAATCGTGCCTTCTCCCGATCAATATCCGATCGGATGTCATTATTCGACTCGATGTAAATCCGTCTTCAATTCGTGCAAAGAAAACAAACCGGAATTGTTGACTATAAGATCCGAAGGAGAACCGCATCTTTCGGCTTGTTTCCTCGCAAAAAATCGGGATTCAATTTAA
- a CDS encoding ABC transporter ATP-binding protein — protein MIRIQDLTISYYTKSGFGFKKNRIAAVDGINLEIGSNEILGLVGESGCGKSTLGRGLVKLLKPESGSIHFEDREITSLSSSEFFPFRKNLQIIFQDPYSSLNPRMTIAEILMEGLEIHENLSGEEAETKIKEILERVNLSSDILTRFPHEFSGGQRQRIAIARALILKPKFVICDESVSALDVSTGTQVLKLLVELKNEFGLSYLFISHDLGVVKSISDRIAVMYLGKIVELGNTKEIISKPAHPYTKALFQSTFDVYDRKKVRIPLKGEIPSVVNKPSGCHFHTRCPIAQDLCKSQVPVWKEVGTGQKVLCHFPLDR, from the coding sequence ATGATCCGCATTCAAGATTTAACAATCAGTTATTATACGAAGTCCGGATTCGGATTTAAAAAGAATCGGATCGCCGCCGTGGACGGAATCAATCTTGAAATCGGAAGCAACGAGATTCTCGGTTTAGTGGGAGAATCCGGTTGTGGTAAATCCACATTAGGAAGAGGTCTCGTAAAATTATTAAAACCCGAATCCGGTTCGATTCATTTTGAAGATCGAGAAATCACTTCGCTTTCTTCCTCCGAATTTTTTCCGTTTAGGAAGAATCTTCAGATCATCTTTCAAGATCCGTATTCTTCTTTGAACCCGAGAATGACGATCGCCGAAATTCTTATGGAAGGATTGGAAATTCACGAAAATCTTTCCGGGGAAGAAGCGGAAACAAAGATCAAAGAAATTTTGGAACGAGTGAATTTGTCATCGGATATTCTTACCCGTTTTCCGCACGAATTCTCAGGAGGGCAAAGACAAAGAATCGCGATCGCGCGAGCCTTGATCTTGAAGCCTAAGTTCGTCATCTGCGACGAATCGGTTTCCGCTCTCGACGTTTCCACGGGGACTCAAGTTTTAAAACTTTTGGTCGAATTAAAAAACGAATTCGGTCTTTCATATTTGTTTATCTCGCACGATCTGGGTGTGGTAAAATCTATCTCGGATAGGATCGCCGTTATGTATTTGGGTAAAATCGTCGAACTCGGCAATACTAAAGAAATTATTTCCAAGCCGGCTCACCCGTATACGAAAGCCCTTTTTCAATCCACGTTCGACGTCTATGACAGAAAGAAGGTCAGAATTCCCCTCAAGGGGGAAATTCCAAGCGTTGTAAACAAACCTTCCGGTTGTCATTTTCATACACGATGTCCGATCGCTCAGGATCTTTGTAAATCTCAGGTTCCCGTTTGGAAAGAAGTCGGAACCGGTCAAAAGGTTCTTTGCCATTTTCCGTTGGATCGGTAA